A section of the Melopsittacus undulatus isolate bMelUnd1 chromosome 3, bMelUnd1.mat.Z, whole genome shotgun sequence genome encodes:
- the MAP1LC3C gene encoding microtubule-associated proteins 1A/1B light chain 3C, with product MQAVPGAQPVRPFKLRKSFATRLEEVAGIRAKFPTKIPVIVERYHKEKYLPLLDKTKFLVPEELTMTQFITIIRSRMALTATQAFYLLVNNKSLASMSLTMAEVYRGYKDEDGFVYMTYASQEMFGYFSPTAQGRTMECFQKT from the exons ATGCAGGCGGTGCCCGGGGCGCAGCCCGTCCGGCCGTTCAAGCTGAGGAAAAGCTTCG CCACCCGGCTGGAAGAAGTAGCAGGAATCCGGGCGAAGTTCCCAACAAAAATCCCG GTAATAGTTGAGAGATACCATAAAGAGAAATACCTTCCTCTTTTGGACAAAACCAAGTTTCTTGTTCCCGAGGAGCTGACCATGACACAGTTTATAACCATCATAAG AAGCAGGATGGCTTTAACAGCTACACAAGCTTTCTACCTGCTGGTGAACAACAAAAGCCTAGCCAGTATGTCCTTGACAATGGCAGAAGTGTACAGGGGCTACAAAGATGAAGATGGCTTTGTGTATATGACATATGCATCCCAGGAGATGTTTGGATACTTTTCACCCACTGCTCAAGGGAGAACTATGGAATGCTTTCAAAAAACTTAA